The DNA segment CACTTCTTTTCAGAATGGAAATGAACGCCATCCTGCATCAGAAGGAGCTGGAGAACGCGCACCAGAAAGGCTTGATGGGAATTGAAAATCCCATGTCATACCCTTCCAACCCCATGGTGTTTAGAGGTCGTCAGCGCATGCCAGACGGCCACGATGTCTTCGTCCACCGGCCCACCCTGGATGAACTGCACTCCAACAGTATTCTCATGTCAGCCAACCCATATCCAGCAATAAGCACGCTGCACAGAGAGCGGGGGCGCAGAGCAGGTCGGAGGCCAACTGTTCACAAGAGTATGGAGAGCCATGTGTCCAACGTGAAGGGCCAGACTGAAGATAAAAGTGTAGAGCAGAGCCCAGGGGCCGCATCGGGGGAGGAGAAGGAGCTCGAGCCAAAGGGCGACATGGGAGAGGAGTGTGCCACCAGTAAGACACATCATCAGGCCAAAGTAGACCCTGAACTGGCCACTGGAAGCAGGAAGAACTACAAAGATGGGGAGCCAGGCCTCCGGAAAGCCTGCGTGAACAGCCAAGATGGGAGTTCAGACGCAGCCAACAGTGGAACAAATGATAAAGACATATCCAGCCAATGTTCAGCTTTCCAGGAGAAATTCATGTATCCTTCCACTGGAGGAACTCTAACAGGGATCCCTTACATGTTCCCAGTCCCTGGAAATGGTTTCCTTCCTCCTGGTGAGTTAAGAAATATTAAATACTAACACTTGTGCATAAAACTGTGAAATGTTCTGCTGACAGTTATTTAATATACTtgcattttttgtcttttaaggcCCACCAAATCTCTTTTTAAATGGTGAGGAGGTGCCCGAAGACatcaggaagtggacagtgaatGATGTGTACAACTTTATTAACAGTATTCCCACGTGTTCAGAGTATGCCCAGGTTAGTAGCCTCACATTTTTGTAGTTGCCGCCTCTAAATTCATTCTGTTGTGACTTTCTAATGTTGGGTTATTTTCAATAGACTTTCAAGGACCACATGATTGACGGAGAGACGCTGCCCCTCCTATCAGAGGAGCATTTATTGGATACACTGGGACTGAAGCTGGGGCCAGCTCTTAAGATCCGCTCACAGGTACAAAAACACAGATTCTGACTGGAAATGCAATCCCGAGCCACCAAAGACAGGATTTGAAGGGATTATCTGATGTACGAGGATAAATCTTGAATAAAGGTTTATTTACGTGACCCCTTATTTATACAACTCCATGTGAGGAGGCTGTGTAGAATCTAAAGTAAAGGCGAATATTTAAAATTATCTaaaccctttttttttgttttttgtttttaattatatgATCATTTGAGCCCAGCAGCACTTTTGCAGAAAGTTGGGACTAATGCATATTGACTGCTGTGTTTCACCACCTTTTCATTTAAACGCTGTGCAAGCATTGGGGAACTGAGGAGAAGCCCTTTGAAATGGTTTTATAAATATCCTTGCTGAGTGTTTTATGGGCTTTGTGTGGAAGCTTGTTTCCACCAGTGAACCTGAAATTTTGAGTTTTGGctgacatttttgttgttgttgttgttgcagaaacaagcttccataGATTTGAACTGAAGTTACCTCACTTTATTAAAGGGATAAAGTAAAGTTTGTTTAACCAAACATGTCCTTAGTGGAGTACAGCCCCTATTAATACCCCAGTTTTTTCTTTACAATGAGAGTTAAAATGTCTACTGTGAAAAAGTTTATTCACTAATTgtatttcattcattcttatACGCTAATGTCTCAGTTATAGCACAAATTATTTCAGTTAACATCTGCGTGCTCCTTCCCTCTTCCTCTTCTACAGGTGTCCAGACGTCTTGGGAGCATGTTGTACATGATGAACCTGCCGCTCTCCACCGCCCCACTGCAGGCCACCCCTGAGAAGCCCGGGGAGCGCTCATCAGAGATCGGCTCCCCCATTAACTGCAACAGTGAGGAGATGGTGGCAAGTCCAAGAGATCCCGATGTCATAAAATCCGCCGACCACCTCCACGAGGCAGAAAACAACTCCCCTCCATCTGCCAGCAGTGAGACTGCCTGACCAGTGGAGAAATGTAAACCAAAACAGGGTTCAACAGCACGCTCTGgagagctgctgctgccgctATGGTGGATTTGTTTACACTGTGCTGAATTGGACTGAAGATCCACATTTCAGGTTCCTGTTGAATGTTTTATACATttaacagcagcagctgcagtggAGTGAAAGTGATGTGGATTTTAAGATACAGTATCAGACGCCGATAAGGTCCTACATCACTTTTCTTTGCTCGTCTGATTATAGCTTCCTGAATTATTCTTGCAAGCTGCTAAACGCTCCCGTAGGCTGACGTGCAGAGCATAGTAATCATATTTTGGAAATATTTTATACACAAAATAATGACATATTTAAATATTCTGGATTTTGATgcttgtcactttttttttttttttttttttttttttttttgcatttcttgtactgtaaataaagtgtttttttctacACAGGAATCTGCATCTTCTTGTCATCACATGGAATCAATAAGTTGGGCTGAATGAGAATATTGTGTGAAGTTTGCATACATTCGTCATGAGTATTAATTTAACATTAATTTAATATGttaatttggggctttttctttggtctctttttttcacagttttaatgacttgtttaaaaacaagaattggcTCCTGTGACCTTAATAACACCCCAGAGCTACTGAGTCAGGGGAGCATACAAACATGTCCTGGCGTGTCGAGGCagcttttagaactgaagaagcttctcgaatGAGAGGTTAAATGTTTTTAGGATCAAACAGGAAGGACAGTTGCCTTTAAATCAACCTCTTTAGAGTGTCATGATCTGGATGACTATGCAATCATATAATTCCATCATCTATTGTCTGGTGTATAAAATAGATGCTGCAACAGTCAAGGCAATTATCTGCTCAATCATTTTCAAGCTGAAAAAAgtcatgtgtttttttgttttttttttgtggataGAAGTGAGAAGGCTTTAGAGAAAAAGCTTCAGCTAGCAACAGTGATTGTGTTCCACTCTGGGGCACTATACTTTTCCCAGTTTTCTGGGACTACATTCACATTATTCTATTATCTTCTCCTTTTTTGGCTGCTCTCTTTAGAGACCCGCACACCAGCTCATctacctccatctcaccctgtccCTAGCAaactcctctgtcacaccattcctctgcatgtcctccttcactacatacATGAATTtactctgtggtcttcctcttctccTGCTTCCTGGCAATTCCAACATTCGCTGTCCATTTTATCCGCTATCTCCTCTGCAAATGTCCAAACCTTTCAACCATTCAACCTAAACTCGTCTCTTTCTGTCAGTGCCAtcgtctccaaaccatacatcatagcaggtcatAGCATGTATTGTTTTTATCCAAATtcttaataaaaacacaatagTTCTATGTAATATAATTACAATATCTAATactaaaacaaatatatactattaaaatattaaatgtattaaattagTTCTTGAATTTTATCAATGGGAAACGAACGTTAGGCTAGTCTCGCGATACTACGTTCTCCAAGCGCGTGCGCAGCCTCGAGCACGGATGAGCTGAGTTGGAGGATCATGGCGGAGCGCAGGAGGCACAAGAAGCGGATCCAGGTAACA comes from the Oreochromis aureus strain Israel breed Guangdong linkage group 18, ZZ_aureus, whole genome shotgun sequence genome and includes:
- the samd7 gene encoding sterile alpha motif domain-containing protein 7 isoform X2, giving the protein MTPREQLRKMTALGEQGSLDEKHWYRLVNGMSAGELRQRQELIMRNQMAMAPQILAQGQQRLQGVPAQFEPRFMERELVPPTEMVPSEARQMHMGPHLGPPLPPHANVLPGRGFPAPEPMETVARRQELIHKQNIARMEMNAILHQKELENAHQKGLMGIENPMSYPSNPMVFRGRQRMPDGHDVFVHRPTLDELHSNSILMSANPYPAISTLHRERGRRAGRRPTVHKSMESHVSNVKGQTEDKSVEQSPGAASGEEKELEPKGDMGEECATSKTHHQAKVDPELATGSRKNYKDGEPGLRKACVNSQDGSSDAANSGTNDKDISSQCSAFQEKFMYPSTGGTLTGIPYMFPVPGNGFLPPGPPNLFLNGEEVPEDIRKWTVNDVYNFINSIPTCSEYAQTFKDHMIDGETLPLLSEEHLLDTLGLKLGPALKIRSQVSRRLGSMLYMMNLPLSTAPLQATPEKPGERSSEIGSPINCNSEEMVASPRDPDVIKSADHLHEAENNSPPSASSETA
- the samd7 gene encoding sterile alpha motif domain-containing protein 7 isoform X1; translation: MTPREQLRKMTALGEQGSLDEKHWYRLVNGMSAGELRQRQELIMRNQMAMAPQILAQGQQRLQGVPAQFEPRFMERELVPPTEMVPSEARQMHMGPHLGPPLPPHANVLPGRGFPAPAGYGFLPSEPMETVARRQELIHKQNIARMEMNAILHQKELENAHQKGLMGIENPMSYPSNPMVFRGRQRMPDGHDVFVHRPTLDELHSNSILMSANPYPAISTLHRERGRRAGRRPTVHKSMESHVSNVKGQTEDKSVEQSPGAASGEEKELEPKGDMGEECATSKTHHQAKVDPELATGSRKNYKDGEPGLRKACVNSQDGSSDAANSGTNDKDISSQCSAFQEKFMYPSTGGTLTGIPYMFPVPGNGFLPPGPPNLFLNGEEVPEDIRKWTVNDVYNFINSIPTCSEYAQTFKDHMIDGETLPLLSEEHLLDTLGLKLGPALKIRSQVSRRLGSMLYMMNLPLSTAPLQATPEKPGERSSEIGSPINCNSEEMVASPRDPDVIKSADHLHEAENNSPPSASSETA